In the genome of Flavobacteriales bacterium, the window AAAACCTACATTTTTCACTTTTTTTCACGCTTTTTTAATTCCAAAATTTGGAGATATCTCCAAAGCCATTATATTTGCACTCCCAATTCAGGGAGTTTAGTCTCTATTGGGCAATTGAAATATTGAAAAATAAAATGGGAGTTTAGCTCAGTCCTGACGCTTACGGTCAGGATCCCATAAGGGACTGGTTCCCGAGAGCATTGAAATAATAAATGGGAGTTTAGCTCAGTCCTGACGCTTACGGTCAGGATCCCATAAGGGACTGGTTCCTGAGAGCATTGAAATAATAAATGGGAGTTTAGCTCAGTCCTGACGCTTACGGTCAGGATCCCATAAGGGACTGGTTCCTGAGAGCATTGAAATATTGAAAAATAAAATGGGAGTTTAGCTCAGTCCTGACGCTTACGGTCAGGATCCCATAAGGGACTGGTTCCTGAGAGCATTGAAATAATAAATGGGAGTTTAGCTCAGTCCTGACGCTTACGGTCAGGATCCCATAAGGGACTGGTTCCTGAGAGCATTGAAATAATAAATGGGAGTTTAGCTCAGCTGGTTCAGAGCATCTGCCTTACAAGCAGAGGGTCGGCGGTTCGAATCCGTCAACTCCCACTGAAAATCAATAAGTTAAAAGGAGTGCGAAAGTGCTCCTTTTTTCATTTGCACACAATTTGCACACATTTTTCCGGAATTGGATTTGTGACTGCCCTTTTTTCTTCTGCTCCTACCCACTTTGGCAGTGCCTCTTGACCATTTGACTGTTCTATTCTGCTCTATCCACTTAGGCATCATTTTGGTGATTCATTTCTAATTAAAAATTAATTCAACGAATGAACAAAAGCTTTACTCACCAAAACAGGATAACATCAACAAATTAAAAGAAACTCTATTTTAGAATTTAGATAAATAATGGAAGGCTTCACCTCCTGAATGTTGTATGCGTTTATTGCCCAACAATTCTTCAACAAATACACCAAAGGCATAATGGTTTTTTTCTCCATTGTTTAGCGTATCTCGCGTTAGCATTAAATCAAATTCCTGTTCCCATCCTTTTTTCGGATGTAGAAAATATCCCATCCATCTGCTTAAATCGTTTGCTGTAGTATAGATGTTTGAAGCGCCGATGTCCTTACTGGTATTTTCCGCGACTGCAAATTTATATTTGCCAATCTCATTATAGGGTGTAGCAATTTTCGGGAGGAAATTTTGATTCGTTTCATCCACGTAAGTGTCATTTAAATTTAAGGGTAGAAAAATTTGCTCTCTCATCCATTGGTGAAATGGGGTATTTGTGATTCGTTCGATGATTAGTGCTAACAATACATAATTTGAGTTAGAATACATGTATTTTTCACCGGGGGTAAAGTTTAAAGTTCTTTGTTTACATAAATACCGGTAATCATCTTCTGTTGTAATATCATCCCCATCTCATCATATTGCATATTTTTTTGTGTATTATGGCTGAGTGCAACCGAACGATTCAGAAGAAAAATACAGAGGAATTATCAGAGGAACAATCAGAGGAACAAAAAGAACAGATCAAAGAGTTTCACTGGTTGAGATGAACAAACAGAACCAACATAAAAACAAAAAGTTTCCCTAAAGAAACTCTTGCCGACCGAGAACACCTCAATCCAAATTCGTTAATAAAACTTATGCGGGTGCGCCATGTTTGGCTAAAAACCTATTGGCTTTCTCCAGTTTCTTTGGGAAAAGAATTTTATTACTCAAAGCATTCAAGCTTTTGTCAATAGTAACATTAGGCTGTTGCTTCTTGCTATTTCCTTTTTTTTTGGAAGAACTTTTGGTAGTATGTTTTGTTGACTTTTTCATTGCTTGTACAAATATACGAAAATTATCGCCTTTTGTTCACCATAAACGCCTCATAGTTAACACCCTTTTCAAATGGCTCCCAATGGCCGTTTGCAAACCCCTTTAACATCAAGCATTTCGTTGATTTCCTCCAGATTATTGGCAATCCCTCTCTGATAAAGCCTGGTACGGGATGCGCTCAGTCCAATTGCGAACACTTGAGCTTTTGGGTGCTTTTTCAAAAACATCAACGTAGTTTCGGCAACTGTTGCCAGGACTTTCTGGCTATCCCCGTTATCGGTAACCACCGAATCAGAAATTTC includes:
- a CDS encoding beta-lactamase family protein is translated as MYSNSNYVLLALIIERITNTPFHQWMREQIFLPLNLNDTYVDETNQNFLPKIATPYNEIGKYKFAVAENTSKDIGASNIYTTANDLSRWMGYFLHPKKGWEQEFDLMLTRDTLNNGEKNHYAFGVFVEELLGNKRIQHSGGEAFHYLSKF